A genomic stretch from Juglans microcarpa x Juglans regia isolate MS1-56 chromosome 3S, Jm3101_v1.0, whole genome shotgun sequence includes:
- the LOC121257058 gene encoding probable RNA-dependent RNA polymerase 1 yields the protein MNKIPLHFGNQVSGDSFSVLWKLEDVFGKFDFVKKNLCFFFSYLSVKYKFEISFENIRKIELYLPRDQATKFLLIQLLGAPRIYVKDVSDVDHYEWVREVDFTPSSSIGQSYALCLELPKKRRLPNLHLEFVQYKENEDQFGLMEGSPYSCSSGLVPIVNPPTGFDLPYKILFKINSLIQHGCVPGPAINDDFYKLVDPKKIKINMIFIESALDKLFHLKDCCYEPVKWLEEEYTRYPTSTQFQTTPAISLDDGLVNIHKVQITPSKVYFGGPEVNLSNRVLRHYHEDIDNFLRVSFVDEDLDKMISVTLSPRSSSTNGDKRTKVYDRILSTLRNGIVIGDKKFEFLAFSSSQLHENSVWMFASRPGLTAADIREWMGDFRDIRNVAKYGARLGQSFGSSRETISVDIDEIEVIPDVEVKKGLVTYCFSEGIGKISEELARKVATKLGCNSVPSAFQIRYGGYKGVVAVDPTSSMKLSLRKSMCKYKSDNTQLDVLAWSKFQPYFLNRQIITLLSNLGVKDRAFRKRQRKAIHQLNAILINPLRAQEALEMMFTGKISKVLKEMLICGYKPNAEPFLSMMLRTFRASKLMDMRLRTRIYVPNGRALMGCLDETRTLEYGQVFLQVSRFSRELSNKSSLVFSISSSNPNNFIGEGEVVVAKNPCLHPGDVGVLEAVNVPALHHMVDCVVFPQKGERPHPNECSGSDLDGDLYFVSWDRDLIPPRQIQPMEYIAAPTKQVDHDVTIEEVEEYFTDYIVKDNLGIIDNAHVVFADREPDKAMSSKCMKLAELHSIAVDFPKTDIVAEIPPDLRVEEYPDFMEKPNKKSYISKSIIGKLFREVEDIASPTSPRKPFTLETAKQYYDSGMEVDGFEDYLSDAFKYKSDYDYKLGNLMEYYGIQTEAEILSGNVLKMSKHFDRKRDFYAIKYAIKSLRMEARNQFNEWSDADNTDDAKAKASAWYHVTYHPTYLGCHNEGTQGMDRAHFLSFPWCIYDKLLQIKKDKKSI from the exons ATGAATAAAATACCGCTGCACTTTGGAAATCAGGTTTCGGGGGACAGTTTTTCTGTGCTTTGGAAATTGGAAGATGTCTTTGGGAAATTTGATTTCGTAAAGAAAAACTTGTGCTTCTTTTTTTCCTATCTTTCCGTAAAGTACAAGTTTGAGATCTCTTTCGAGAACATTAGGAAGATTGAGCTATATCTTCCACGTGATCAAGCAACAAAGTTTCTTCTCATTCAG TTACTCGGTGCTCCAAGGATATATGTGAAAGATGTCTCTGATGTTGATCATTATGAATGGGTCAGAGAAGTTGATTTCACTCCATCCAGCTCCATTGGCCAATCTTATGCTCTATGTTTGGAGCTTCCAAAAAAGAGGCGGCTTCCGAATTTACATCTTGAATTTGTccaatataaagaaaatgaagaccAGTTTGGATTGATGGAAGGCTCTCCTTACTCATGCAGTTCAGGTCTTGTGCCCATTGTGAATCCACCCACAGGCTTTGACCTGCCatataaaatcttgtttaagaTCAACTCCTTAATTCAGCATGGGTGTGTTCCTGGGCCAGCAATTAATGATGATTTTTATAAGTTGGTCGATCctaagaaaatcaaaatcaacatGATTTTTATAGAAAGTGCCCTGGACAAGCTTTTTCATTTGAAGGACTGCTGCTATGAACCTGTGAAATGGCTCGAGGAGGAGTACACAAGATACCCAACATCTACTCAATTTCAAACAACTCCTGCTATTTCTTTAGATGATGGGCTGGTAAATATACACAAGGTTCAAATTACTCCATCTAAAGTATACTTTGGTGGTCCAGAGGTGAATCTCTCCAACAGAGTCTTGCGCCATTATCATGAAGATATTGATAACTTTCTGCGTGTTTCTTTTGTCGATGAGGACTTAGATAAAATGATCTCAGTAACTTTATCTCCACGTTCATCATCTACAAATGGGGACAAGCGAACTAAAGTTTATGATAGGATACTATCCACTCTAAGAAATGGAATAGTTATTGGGGATAAGAAGTTTGAGTTTCTTGCCTTTTCATCCAGTCAGCTACATGAAAATTCTGTTTGGATGTTTGCTTCTAGACCTGGCTTGACTGCAGCAGATATTAGAGAATGGATGGGTGATTTTCGAGATATAAGGAATGTGGCAAAATATGGTGCTAGACTGGGTCAATCTTTTGGCTCTTCTAGGGAAACTATCAGCGTTGACATAGATGAAATTGAAGTCATTCCCGATGTAGAAGTTAAGAAGGGACTAGTCACATATTGTTTTTCAGAAGGCATAGGGAAGATATCTGAAGAATTGGCTCGCAAAGTGGCAACAAAGTTAGGTTGCAACTCTGTTCCATCAGCATTTCAGATTCGATATGGAGGGTACAAAGGTGTTGTGGCTGTTGATCCGACATCATCGATGAAGTTGTCATTGAGAAAGAGCATGTGTAAATACAAATCGGATAACACACAACTCGATGTTTTGGCATGGAGTAAGTTTCAGCCCTATTTTCTCAATCGTCAGATAATAACTCTTTTGTCTAACCTCGGGGTTAAGGATCGAGCTTTTCGAAAAAGGCAAAGGAAGGCTATACATCAATTGAATGCCATATTAATAAATCCTTTGAGAGCACAGGAGGCATTGGAAATGATGTTCACAGGGAAGATCTCAAAAGTTCTAAAGGAAATGCTTATATGTGGTTACAAGCCAAATGCAGAACCATTTCTTTCAATGATGCTTCGAACATTCCGTGCATCTAAGTTGATGGACATGCGGTTGAGAACAAGGATTTATGTTCCAAATGGAAGAGCTTTGATGGGATGCCTCGACGAAACCAGAACATTGGAATATGGTCAAGTATTTCTGCAAGTTTCTCGCTTTAGTAGGGAGCTCAGTAACAAGTCATCCCTTGTGTTTAGTATCAGCAGTTCAAACCCAAATAACTTCATCGGTGAAGGTGAGGTGGTTGTTGCTAAAAACCCTTGTCTACACCCAGGAGATGTGGGAGTCCTCGAAGCTGTGAACGTGCCAGCTCTACATCATATGGTGGATTGTGTTGTTTTTCCACAAAAGGGAGAGAG ACCACATCCAAACGAATGTTCGGGAAGTGATTTGGATGGAGATTTGTACTTTGTCTCTTGGGATCGTGATCTTATTCCTCCTCGTCAAATTCAACCAATGGAATATATTGCAGCACCAACTAAGCAAGTTGATCATGATGTTACAATAGAG GAAGTAGAAGAGTATTTCACAGACTACATAGTCAAAGACAATTTAGGAATCATCGATAATGCCCACGTCGTCTTTGCGGATAGGGAGCCCGATAAAGCAATGAGCTCTAAATGTATGAAGCTTGCGGAGCTTCACTCAATTGCTGTTGACTTCCCAAAAACTGATATTGTAGCTGAAATACCTCCTGATCTACGAGTCGAAGAGTATCCAGATTTTATGGAAAAGCCTAATAAAAAGAGCTacatatcaaaatctattattGGAAAGCTTTTTCGAGAAGTGGAAGACATTGCATCGCCCACGAGTCCTAGGAAGCCTTTCACTTTGGAAACTGCAAAACAGTATTATGACTCTGGCATGGAAGTAGACGGCTTTGAGGactacctcagtgatgctttcaAATACAAAAGTGACTATGATTACAAGTTGGGGAATTTGATGGAGTATTATGGAATCCAAACTGAAGCCGAAATTCTTAGCGGCAATGTTTTGAAAATGTCAAAACATTTTGATAGGAAGAGGGATTTCTATGCAATTAAATATGCTATAAAGTCACTAAGAATGGAAGCAAGGAACCAGTTCAACGAGTGGAGTGATGCAGACAATACTGATGATGCAAAAGCAAAAGCATCGGCCTGGTATCATGTCACATATCATCCTACTTACTTGGGTTGCCACAATGAGGGAACTCAGGGAATGGATAGGGCCCATTTCCTTAGTTTTCCATGGTGTATCTATGACAAGCTTCTGCAAATCAAGAAGGATAAAAAGAGCATATAA
- the LOC121258675 gene encoding uncharacterized protein LOC121258675 — MMIDYSRLCPSPTPLKGFSGEVVQPMGAIMLRISAGMEPCTATTMTDFLVVMGPSSYNVILGCLTFKSLKIVTSTYHLKMKFRLEVGVGKVQGKQVLAQELKNKGRNIQIVESLGSNKAPQPPLELIDHEMEMRDE; from the coding sequence ATGATGATCGACTATAGCAGACTGTGCCCTTCGCCCACGCCTCTAAAAGGGTTCTCGGGGGAGGTGGTACAACCCATGGGTGCCATAATGCTTCGTATTTCTGCTGGCATGGAACCATGCACCGCCACCACAATGACCGACTTTCTAGTGGTGATGGGTCCCTCATCCTACAACGTTATTCTTGGATGCTTGACCTTTAAGAGTCTGAAAATTGTGACTTCAACTTATCACCTGAAGATGAAATTCCGGTTGGAAGTAGGAGTGGGCAAAGTTCAGGGCAAGCAAGTACTAGCACAAGAGCTCAAAAACAAAGGAAGGAACATCCAAATCGTGGAAAGCTTAGGTTCTAACAAAGCACCGCAACCACCACTGGAGCTAATCGACCACGAAATGGAAATGAGAGATGAGTAG